One genomic window of Daphnia pulex isolate KAP4 chromosome 12, ASM2113471v1 includes the following:
- the LOC124208492 gene encoding uncharacterized protein LOC124208492, translating to MGLHNVNQSFIFLWLLFMISVHLPNTNAAEYVIKTSWNNMTIDSSDQVIINLEKHDSKSFKIVVQAPFYDDPPPNTPGDVGEPKWGLWDYELVKIFFLNDLHQYIEIQLGAWGHHFVLLLNGYRHTIRFGMLINYKAYRSGKRWNGTAIIPLTYLPVNASKLNVFSYHGSRDKRVVNALYPVENIATAELDDHKLTSFQPFDSTVLFTENFEAMSSVWTDALQGIRSFQIATSWKGKELLSNETVDLHVQLDASRTNLILNVSAPFYNDPAPEKTNGGPFADLYKYEVVHLYLLGYPDLKYLEIELGPWGHYLVVFWNGYYNKVGSLDSPLKYSFNRFGSHWNGSATIPLTYLPPRVYLMNAHSTHGVDEERQWNSLYPVPEGSNQSSPDYHNLKNYKFVDLTELYPENDDTKCSQTWQALNVCPNSAVQSQTGVISLVILNAILVLLLNM from the exons AT GGGATTGCATAATGTGAATcaatcattcatttttctgtGGCTACTTTTTATGATCTCAGTTCATTTACCAAACACAAA TGCTGCAGAGTATGTTATAAAAACATCATGGAATAACATGACAATTGATTCTTCTGATCAAGTCATAATAAATTTGGAGAAACATGATTCTAAGTCATTCAAAATTGTTGTTCAAGCTCCTTTCTACGATGACCCTCCTCCAAACACACCTGGTGATGTAGGTGAACCAAAATGGGGGCTTTGGGATTATGAAT tggtaaaaattttcttcttgaacgATCTACACCAGTATATTGAAATTCAGCTGGGAGC GTGGGGCCATCACTTTGTATTACTCTTGAATGGGTATCGACACACGATTCGTTTCGGAATGTTGATAAATTACAAGGCATACAGGAGTGGCAAACGATGGAACGGAACTGCCATTATTCCTTTAACCTACCTGCCTGTGAACGCTTCCAAATTGAACGTCTTTTCATATCATGGTTCAAGAGATAAGCGTGTCGTAAACGCACTTTATCCTGTTGAAAACATTGCTACTGCTGAACTAGACGA TCATAAATTGACATCGTTCCAACCCTTCGATAGCACTGTTTTATTTACTGAAAATTTTGAAGCGATGTCGTCGGTTTGGACGGATGCGCTACAAGG GATTCGCAGTTTTCAAATCGCTACTTCATGGAAGGGAAAAGAACTTCTTTCCAATGAAACCGTCGACTTACATGTACAACTTGATGCATCACGTACCAATTTGATTCTAAATGTTAGCGCACCCTTTTACAATGATCCAGCTCCAGAAAAAACCAATGGAGGGCCATTTGCAGATTTATATAAATACGAAGTAGTCCATCTTTATTTACTTGGTTATCCGGATTTGAAATATCTGGAAATCGAACTTGGACC GTGGGGACATTATCTTGTCGTTTTCTGGAATGGCTATTACAACAAAGTTGGAAGTTTGGATTCCCCATTGAAATATTCATTTAATCGTTTCGGAAGTCATTGGAATGGATCTGCCACTATTCCTTTGACGTATCTACCACCCAGA GTATACTTAATGAATGCGCATTCTACTCACGGCGTTGATGAAGAACGTCAGTGGAACAGTTTGTACCCTGTACCGGAAGGTAGCAATCAGTCGTCACCGGATTA TCATAACTTGAAGAATTACAAATTCGTCGATCTTACCGAATTATATCCCGAAAACGACGACACAAAATGCTCGCAAACCTGGCAAGCCTTAAATGTATGTCCAAATTCAGCTGTTCAATCGCAAACTGGTGTGATAAGCTTAGTTATTTTAAACGCTATTTTGGTGCTCCTGTTAAATATGTGA
- the LOC124208491 gene encoding Fanconi anemia group J protein homolog encodes MATVVGPDGRLHYVYTISGVRVEFPAKAYPSQIAMMDKVIRGLQRGQHCLLESPTGSGKTLALLCASLAWQRAEAENVRKFNEAVEATARASLKTLKTEIQSTDDRPDMKMGNWNAEAVKKEPTVPKVKVESSPASDMSAYYSDDNSDDDFKRPTKKRTKISKSPPEKPLVAIRPAGSSAPIKMEDVKTERVMLSGDGSVESPVEQPFIQRKQKIPKIFFGTRTHKQITQVVKEFRRTVYCNTPMGVLASREHTCIHPEVSRSANKNEGCKILNDRRLAKQDPQQKGGCSYRWQGKDKLKTQAQIRNYGLVSGWDIEDLVSLGRRIRVCPYYASRDLSEQAQIVFSPYNYLIDPRVRQSMKIPINDNIIILDEAHNIEDSARESAGGSWSQEDFRLALNDCEKIGNRHPTMEKEINRLAKFSSYMMQWIGKHATNMKSVGFDREVHVMTGTEFVANLSVDGYGPEMLVELKAIIDYIFNEQLESDWNDKEGSQDPQLSGATQTLLEGFLMIMDLMLNGNQIHRDDYRAVVVRTVERKQKKGPGSSFFGKANIASQWTYALNLWCLNSAVVMHEIKESTRSIIVTSGTLSPLASYQSELDIDFKLTLEANHVIPAKRVWIGTISQGPRNTLLNGTFKVTGTFEYQDELGRLALSVCQTIPHGVLCFLPSYSLLEKLVTRWQDTGLWQHLSNYKTIVCESRDSRDFEETLKSFYSAIEDSVNALSCLDLDGSGDGSECPSKKTGDVPSGALMLAVCRGKVSEGLDFTDNNARAVICVGIPFPNFKDTQVELKRQYNDKLSASTPLLNGSEWYEIQAFRALNQALGRCIRHKADWGAILLVDDRFAKTPRYVNQLSKWVRSSIRHFHCFPPMLNSLKEFADNFVAEDAAALVASQQQLLSSTQEESQSFTPMAVSSSPYFAKPAVSSPNVVYLSEDENDSILSVNDSLTAEISPLKTRPVQMNASPVNPLLTNKISPTVPVHSTEMKTTPVRHPVPRNKKPFATLLGNPNKLSLSQRKLAAENGSHYFQDMNPAAANVKPDFDS; translated from the exons AAAATGTCAGGAAGTTCAACGAAGCCGTCGAAGCGACAGCGCGGGCCAGCCTCAAAACGCTCAAAACCGAAATCCAATCAACGG ATGACAGGCCAGATATGAAAATGGGAAACTGGAACGCGGAGGCCGTCAAAAAAGAACCGACCGTCCCAAAAGTCAAAGTTGAATCCTCGCCGGCCAGTGACATGTCGGCCTATTACTCGGACGACAACAGCGACGACGATTTTAAAAGGCCGACCAAGAAAAGAACTaag ATTTCGAAATCGCCGCCAGAGAAGCCGTTGGTTGCCATTCGTCCGGCTGGATCGTCGGCTCCAATCAAAATGGAAGACGTGAAGACGGAAAGAGTGATGTTGTCCGGCGATGGAAGCGTCGAGTCACCTGTCGAACAGCCGTTCATTCAACGGAAGCAAAA GATTCCCAAGATCTTTTTTGGAACGCGGACGCACAAGCAAATCACTCAAGTGGTCAAAGAATTCCGCCGCACCGTCTACTGCAATACTCC GATGGGCGTGCTGGCCAGCAGGGAACACACCTGCATCCATCCAGAAGTGTCGCGTTCCGCCAACAAAAACGAAGGTTGCAAAATACTAAATGACCGACGATTGGCCAAACAGGATCCGCAGCAGAAG GGTGGTTGTTCATACCGTTGGCAAGGCAAAGACAAGCTCAAGACGCAAGCTCAAATTCGTAACTATGGACTGGTCAGTGGTTGG GATATCGAAGATTTGGTGAGTTTAGGCCGTCGCATTCGGGTTTGCCCATATTACGCTTCGCGCGACTTGTCGGAGCAAGCGCAGATCGTCTTTAGCCCTTACAATTACCTGATTGATCCGAGGGTACGTCAGTCGATGAAGATCCCAATTAATGACAATATCATCATTCTCGACGAGGCTCATAACATCGAGGATTCTG CGCGCGAATCAGCTGGAGGTTCTTGGTCACAAGAGGATTTTCGCTTGGCTCTCAATGACTGCGAGAAA ATCGGTAATCGGCACCCGacgatggaaaaagaaatcaatagaCTGGCCAAATTCTCGTCTTACATGATGCAATGGATCGGCAAACACGCCACGAACATGAAGAGTGTCGGCTTCGACCGGGAAGTTCACGTGATGACCGGCACGGAATTTGTAGCCAATTTGAGCGTCGACGGCTACGGTCCCGAAATGCTGGTCGAACTCAAGGCGATAATCGATTATATCTTCAACGAGCAACTCGAGTCGGATTGGAATGACAAAGAGGGCAGCCAGGATCCACAATTGTCGGGTGCCACTCAAACTCTCCTCGAAGGATTCCTCATGATTATGGATTTGATGTTGAACGGTAATCAAATTCACCGCGACGACTACCGGGCCGTAGTCGTTCGCACTGTCGAgaggaaacagaaaaaaggacCTGGATCGTCATTTTTCGG GAAAGCCAACATCGCCTCGCAGTGGACATACGCCCTCAATTTATGGTGTCTCAATTCGGCTGTCGTGATGCATGAAATCAAAGAGAGTACGCGATCTATCATCGTCACATCGGGCACGCTGTCACCCTTGGCCTCCTATCAGTCGGAACTCGATATCGATTTCAAGCTCACTCTGGAGGCCAATCATGTCATTCCAGCCAAACGTGTGTGGATAGGGACCATCTCGCAGGGGCCTAGGAACACTCTGCTCAACGGGACATTCAAGGTGACCGGGACTTTTGAATATCAG GATGAACTCGGCCGGTTGGCTTTGTCCGTCTGCCAGACGATTCCGCACGGTGTTTTATGCTTCCTGCCCTCTTACAGTCTATTGGAGAAGCTTGTCACTCGATGGCAGGACACGGGTCTATGGCAACACCTTTCCAATTACAAAACCATCGTTTGCGAGTCGCGAGATTCACGCGACTTTGAGGAAACGCTCAAGAGTTTTTACTCGGCCATCGAAGACAGCGTAAA tgctCTGAGTTGCTTAGACTTGGACGGCTCGGGTGATGGGTCTGAATGCCCGAGCAAAAAAACTGGTGACGTACCCAGCGGCGCTCTGATGTTGGCCGTATGTCGAGGCAAAGTCAGCGAAGGACTTGACTTCACCGATAACAATGCCCGGGCCGTCATTTGTGTGGGAATCCCTTTCCCAAATTTCAAAGATACTCAAGTCGAATTGAAACGCCAATACAATGACAAATTGTCCGCCTCTACACCGTTACTCAACGGAAGTGAGTGGTACGAGATCCAAGCCTTCAg GGCATTGAATCAAGCACTAGGACGCTGTATCAGACACAAAGCCGATTGGGGAGCTATTCTCCTAGTGGATGATCGTTTTGCAAAAACGCCACGATACGTGAACCAATTATCCAAATGGGTCCGGTCTTCTATTCGTCACTTCCACTGCTTTCCGCCCATGTTAAACTCGTTGAAGGAATTTGCCGATAACTTTGTAGCAGAAGACGCTGCTGCTTTGGTTGCCAGTCAGCAACAGTTACTTTCATCTACTCAAGAAGAGTCGCAATCGTTCACCCCTATGGCCGTCTCCAGCTCACCTTATTTCGCCAAACCCGCTGTGTCGTCACCGAATGTGGTTTATCTTTCTGAGGATGAAAACGATTCCATTCTCTCTGTGAATGATAGTCTCACTGCTGAGATTTCGCCGTTGAAGACACGTCCAGTGCAGATGAACGCATCACCAGTCAATCCTTTGTTGACTAACAAGATATCGCCGACGGTGCCTGTGCATTCGACAGAAATGAAGACAACTCCCGTCAGGCACCCTGTGCCTAGAAACAAGAAACCGTTCGCCACTCTTTTGGGGAATCCGAATAAATTATCGCTTTCTCAGCGTAAATTGGCTGCCGAGAATGGATCTCACTATTTCCAGGATATGAATCCAGCTGCCGCAAACGTCAAACCTGATTTTGATTCTTAA